Part of the Spinacia oleracea cultivar Varoflay chromosome 5, BTI_SOV_V1, whole genome shotgun sequence genome, gtaaaacaaataaaatgatgcaaagatatatatattataagaTGTAACACCTTTCTGTTAGAAATCATTGTCAAATTCTAATTAACTTTTGCAGCCATATTCAATTATGTTACCATTCTTCatgaattaaattttggataactaaaaatctaattaatatacatatataaaggaggcatatttgctgaactattagagcgccacctaggattactaatggtttcggccaatgaaaaataagatttctaatttatttttgaattaaaaatcgagtgtcacgtagataattaattaggtgccacgtagatatttaaattaattaattaattactaatatatacaattccatccaaaatcaaacgctctaataattaaaaaataaatctaaaataaaattcatccaaaatcaaacactaatctaaaataaaattcaatccaaaatcaaacattaatccaatattagagcgccatgtaggaaatctaatggtttcaaccaataaaaaataagacttcaaaattaattttgaattaaaaagtcgaatgccacgcagataaataattaggtgccacgtaaatatttttattaaataattattaatatttcttatatacaatttcatccaaaatcaaacactataataattttaaaaaaaaatctaaaatgaaattcaatccaaaattaaaaaaaaaatcaatttagtCTAATattctaatatacatatataaaggaggcatatttgctgaaagattAGAGCGTCACCtaagattactaatggtttcggccaatgaaaaataagatttctaatttctttttgaaataaaaaaaatcaagtgccacgtagatattttaattaattaattactaatatatacaactacatcgaaaatcaaacactctaataattaaaaaataatcgattgccacgtagataattaattaggtgccacgtagatattttaattaattaattaattactaatatatagaactccatctaaaatcactctaataattaaaaaatgattctagaataaaattcatccaaaatcaaaaaataatctaaaataaaataaataaaattcaatttaaaatcaaacattaatccaatattagagcgccacgtaggaaaatctaatggtttcggccaatgaaagataagatttaaaaattaatattgaattaaaaaaagttgagtgccacgtaaagaaatgattaagtgtcacgtacatattttttattaattaattataatattacacatatacaatttcatccaaaaacaaattaaacactctcataataaaGATGGTATGCTTTTTGAAACAGGGCAAAAGTTAGATTATTTTGTACAAATTTTGCCTTATATTTTTAGCTAGATCAAGGATAAATGTCTGTCTACATTATACTTTTTTTTCGTCTATGTCATTACTTTTTTGTGTCTCTGTACACCAGAAAAAGACTTGGAAAATTAATTAGATGAAACTAGAGATATACGTAGGAGTACATAATAACATAAAGAATAAAGTAGCAATAAATTTGTATGTTAAGTATGTTATTTGTACAACTTTGTCTCATCAACAAActcaaaacaaattaaacattcgATCAGTCGCTCACATACGATCGACCGTAAATATTAAGGATGGTTAAtttacttgattttatttcaggGTGAAAGAATAAGCATGTATGATCAGATAATGAATCACAACGAGACAGTTGCaaaaattaaagagattggtaaAACTTCAGCAGTGCCAAAGCTAGAAGAATGCCTATACACTGTCAACATTGGAAGCAACGACTACATAAACAACTACTTTAAGCCAGGATACTACTACATTTCGAGCTCCCTCTACAaccctgatgaatttgctgaaGAACTAATTAATCAATATGCTGCAAATCTCAAGGTCAGAAAAactacttcctctgttttttcTTTTAGTCATTTCATTTTGTCTAGAGAAGTTTGAGAATGTAAAATTTTGAATGCAGATTTTACATTCTCTTGGAGCAAGGAAAATAGCGGTGTTTGGACTTGGTCTCATTGGGTGCAGTCTAGGAGAAATATACACCTTTGGAACAAATGGATCACTATGCGTGGACAAGATCAATGCTGCTGTCCAACCTTTCAACCAAAAGCTTGTTAATATGGTGGATGATCTAACTATGGAGCTTTCTGATCTACAACTTACATATATTGGTTCCGCAGCAAGTACTGACACAGGCACGTACACGTTTTAATTTTTCGCTTATTCTATCCCCAATTGACATAATTGTACATTAGAGCATCATCAGTCCCAAGTCTTAAGACTTGAGTTGTGCTGACGTGGCATACGATTCATCACAGTGAATTGTAATATTGAAGTGGACGAGTCTTAATAAAGTCTTAAATTGAGTCTTAAAACACTAAGACTCAACTTTAAGACTTGGTGTGtgagttgaattaaataattaaataattaaataataaaataatatatacatAAATTTACAAAGTCTTATATCAGTTTGATGGGTGAACAActaaatttaattgaattttaaggaGCCTTAACAACAAtctaattattaaatattaataaaatgctACATGACAATTAACAAAAGTCTTTAGACAAGAACCCTTTGATCTTGCTCTTATATTTTTGTGGGTTTTTTTGATCAGGTTCTGCTATAGCAGATGCTCCTTGTTGCAAAGTTAGGGATGACTTCCAGTGTATCGAATTCGAAGCAGCTTGTGAAGGCCGAAACAATTACATATTCTGGGATGGTTTTCATACCACTGAAGCTGTGAATGTACTTACAGGAGAAATTGCATACAGTGCTCTTGATACGAAGCATATACATCCAGTGGATATCAAAACTCTTGTTTCTATTGATCGAGAATCAATGATCAACCAAGTGAAAAACAGTATGTCTTCTCTTGTAAGCAGTGCATAAGAACTACTACGTACATTTATTTATGGGCTTCCACGTCTAATTGTTGTTCCTTGTATCCTAAAAACTATCCTAAGCACATTGTTGCAAACAAATTGTGCATTGTGGGTATGCTAGTTATATGCATGTTGAAACAATGTTTCTTAATAAAAATCCTTGACGTTTATCGTGTATTAGAATTATGGGTGAAACTTTAGACTACTCATAATTATAGAAGATTTGCCAAATACAACGCCCATAAACTTTCCTTTTGACGGGTTACAACCTCAAATTGGGGGCTAAAGGCTCTGGGCCGGATGGCATTCCGGCTACTTTTGATCATAAAGCATGGGATATTATGGGCCAAGAAGTATCGGAAGCAGTTCTGAAATTTTGTAGTTCGGATACCTTTTGAAAGAATGGAACAAAGTCTCATTTCTCTTATCTCGAAAGTAGATAGTCCCGAGAAGGCAACCCAATTTTGGCTCATAAGCCTTTACTAAAGCCCATTATGAAAGATATTGTGGGACCATTTCGAAATTCTTTTGTACCAATAAGATATATGGGAGATAATTGTCTTCTAGCTCATGAAATATGACATATATACATTGAAAGAAGGAAGAAAGGGTTGGAACGTAACGTTTTGCGGTTCTAAACATTGACATGAATAAAACGTATGATATAGTACGTTGGAATTTTGTGGAGTGGATGCTAGATAATATGCAGTTTCTGGCAAGATGGAGACATTGGATTATGCAATGCATTACAACAGTGTCATATTCGATTCTTATCAATAGTGATCCAAGTCAGCCGTTCAAAACCAAATGTGGGTTACGTCAATGTCTCCATATATCTTTATCCTAGTTATGAAACTCCTCTCGCGAATGCTACTCAACTTAGAGCGTGAAGGCCAGGTTAAAGGGGTCAAAATTTTGAGATTAGCTCCTTCAATTCCCACTTGTTTTTTGTGCAGATGATTCTCTATTCTTCTTCAAATCTAGTCTCCGTCGGTTGTTGCCCCCATCGCCAGCTGTTGGCGAGGAACCACTAGTCTCCGTTGTTTTCTTCCTCGTCTGCCGTGAATTATACCGTAACGCCACAAGCCGCGATGGCAGCAATCAATgccctattttttttttgattaagGTATGTTTAGGTTCGTTTAATTTGTTTCAAGTATTTTTAAATTGAAAATGCGAATTCAAAATCAAAGTATATTTGAGTTCATTTGATGTTGTTAATATGTATTGATGGTGTTGTTAACTTATTATCATGAATTGTTTATTTTTGTATGTTATTTCGTTAAACCGCCAATTGAATTGGCGGTTTCCTTTAAAACCAAACCGCCAATTGAATTGGCGGTTCAAAgttgaaccggaaaaaaaaactATTCTCTATATTTTGCTGATGTGGACGGTATTTTGGAAATTTATATAACACTAGATTATATCCCGTGCAAGCAcatatattctaaaattattatttgaccatatTTTTTATCTCTCTCCCTAAAACTAATGTAGAATTAATAATTTTTGAACATGCATATTTTATTAATCATCTACCATAAAATTGTCTTCCTACTACGTATACATATTTTATAGGCTTTAATGtgctaatttgatcaaaataatgagtaaatatatttttcattattgatataccgatttgactaaaatatttccaaaataatttttaacaaattattattacgtgatatctattattgtcatattctgtaatccaatatttttttcgtatatatagaaaataacaaaattaataaaatagatGTATTTTAGGAAACAGATTTTTGACGGGAAAAAATTACACtaggaagtgacatgtgtcattcctagt contains:
- the LOC110798340 gene encoding GDSL esterase/lipase At4g18970, which produces MMRGAVAVLTLLIIITIVRCEPQVPCYFIFGDSLSDVGNNNDLVTKAKANYPPYGIDFPGAIPTGRFSNGRVFVDRITELLEFDNYILPFSSAKGEEILKGVNYASGAAGIRYETGQHLGERISMYDQIMNHNETVAKIKEIGKTSAVPKLEECLYTVNIGSNDYINNYFKPGYYYISSSLYNPDEFAEELINQYAANLKILHSLGARKIAVFGLGLIGCSLGEIYTFGTNGSLCVDKINAAVQPFNQKLVNMVDDLTMELSDLQLTYIGSAASTDTGSAIADAPCCKVRDDFQCIEFEAACEGRNNYIFWDGFHTTEAVNVLTGEIAYSALDTKHIHPVDIKTLVSIDRESMINQVKNSMSSLVSSA